The proteins below are encoded in one region of Legionella antarctica:
- a CDS encoding N-acetylmuramoyl-L-alanine amidase — MRAWGLWVMMSISSIAASAALLKNVTVSQQPNNTTLFFTIKGSFTHKLFTLTLPDRVVLDLSTTTLGVNLNQLRITNSLIKQVRSGSPDAKSLRLVLDINQKVQVKTSPWLYKGKVNGIRVDLMGSKNIHEAINSNVPFSQAKSKKRITSSTKIPIKMDQNQPVITHKMPINVPHSPSNKYLRDVVVVLDAGHGGKDPGAKGPGRSQEKHVVLAITLKLKQLIDRQPGMRAVLTRTDDYYVGLRERLAIARKYNGDVFVSIHADAFNNPHSNGASVFALSQSGATSEAARWIAEKENYSELGGVNLEELDDTNGVVRSVLIDLSQTATINSGLQMGGRVLGQLGGFTNLHNGKVEQARFMVLKSPDIPSILVETGFISNPVEERNLTNAAYQIRLSQAIFQGIKAYFWDHPPHGTRIEAMTTNKFHIVRTGETLPQIAARYHTSITAMQGLNHLPGDARVNPGQKLAIPSTWA; from the coding sequence ATGCGCGCATGGGGTTTGTGGGTAATGATGTCTATCAGCTCTATTGCTGCATCTGCGGCGCTGCTAAAAAATGTTACTGTGTCACAGCAGCCAAATAACACAACTCTTTTTTTTACTATTAAAGGCTCGTTCACTCATAAATTATTCACTTTGACTCTACCTGACCGCGTAGTATTAGATCTAAGCACAACGACACTGGGAGTCAATTTAAACCAATTAAGAATTACAAACTCCCTTATTAAGCAGGTACGAAGTGGTTCTCCTGATGCCAAATCCTTAAGATTGGTACTGGATATTAATCAAAAAGTTCAGGTAAAAACTTCTCCCTGGCTGTACAAAGGAAAAGTTAATGGTATTCGAGTCGATTTGATGGGTAGCAAAAATATTCATGAGGCTATTAATTCAAACGTCCCTTTTAGTCAAGCCAAATCAAAAAAGAGAATAACCAGTTCCACAAAAATACCAATCAAAATGGATCAAAATCAACCTGTCATTACTCATAAAATGCCTATTAATGTTCCTCATAGCCCCTCTAATAAATATTTGCGCGATGTGGTGGTCGTGTTAGATGCAGGTCATGGTGGCAAGGATCCGGGAGCAAAAGGTCCAGGGCGCAGCCAAGAAAAACATGTGGTTCTGGCAATAACGCTAAAGTTAAAACAACTAATAGACAGACAACCGGGCATGCGCGCAGTTTTAACTCGCACAGATGATTATTATGTAGGCCTTAGGGAGCGCCTGGCAATTGCCAGAAAGTATAATGGAGATGTGTTTGTTTCTATTCATGCGGATGCCTTTAATAATCCTCATTCCAATGGCGCGTCAGTATTTGCTTTATCCCAAAGCGGAGCAACCAGTGAAGCTGCACGTTGGATTGCTGAAAAAGAAAACTATTCCGAACTAGGTGGAGTGAATCTGGAAGAATTGGATGATACCAATGGCGTAGTACGCTCTGTATTAATTGACTTATCCCAAACGGCAACTATAAATTCAGGTTTGCAAATGGGGGGAAGGGTCCTCGGGCAATTGGGCGGTTTTACCAACTTGCATAACGGCAAGGTGGAGCAGGCACGGTTTATGGTTTTAAAATCTCCGGATATACCGTCCATTTTAGTGGAAACCGGATTTATTTCAAATCCCGTTGAGGAAAGAAATTTAACTAATGCTGCTTATCAAATCCGGTTAAGCCAGGCAATTTTTCAAGGAATCAAAGCCTATTTTTGGGATCATCCTCCTCATGGTACGCGCATAGAAGCAATGACTACAAATAAATTTCATATCGTAAGAACAGGAGAAACCTTACCCCAAATAGCGGCGCGTTACCATACCTCTATTACAGCAATGCAAGGATTGAACCATTTACCAGGTGATGCTAGAGTGAATCCTGGACAAAAACTAGCCATACCTTCCACATGGGCATAA
- a CDS encoding ClpXP protease specificity-enhancing factor: protein MAMTSNKPYLIRAFYDWIVDNELTPYILVDATYSGVQVPKEHIRHERIVLNISPSATRGLLLENDRIVFTARFSGQTEQIFVLPNAVLEIYAKENGRGIAFAIEEDEGPPPASSSGSSESDTGTRKPSLKLVK, encoded by the coding sequence ATGGCAATGACATCAAATAAACCTTACTTGATTCGCGCTTTCTACGATTGGATTGTAGATAATGAGTTAACACCTTATATACTGGTTGACGCGACCTATTCGGGCGTCCAGGTTCCTAAGGAACATATCCGTCATGAGCGTATTGTACTAAATATCTCTCCATCTGCAACACGGGGACTTTTGCTGGAAAATGATCGCATTGTATTTACAGCTCGTTTTTCAGGGCAAACAGAGCAAATTTTTGTTCTTCCAAATGCAGTTTTAGAGATTTACGCTAAAGAAAATGGCAGAGGAATTGCTTTTGCAATTGAAGAGGATGAGGGGCCTCCTCCAGCTAGCTCTTCCGGCTCATCTGAGTCTGATACTGGTACAAGAAAGCCATCTTTGAAATTGGTGAAGTAG
- a CDS encoding glutathione S-transferase N-terminal domain-containing protein yields MAIVAKRTIMSLFSDVDDVYSHQVRIVLAEKGVNVEILAVKQDEPGADLLALNPYGTVPTLIDRELVLYEARIIMEYLDERFPHPPLLPVYPVARAETRKMMHRIEQDWYYLMTFINRDENADQARANLLESLTSLDPVFADKPYFLSDEFSLLDCALAPLLWRLPKLGLEIVPEFEGLIAYMQRVFKRESFQTSLTDAERQIRAA; encoded by the coding sequence ATGGCAATTGTCGCAAAGCGCACTATAATGTCTTTATTTTCTGATGTTGATGATGTTTACAGTCATCAGGTCCGTATTGTGTTGGCTGAAAAAGGTGTTAATGTAGAAATTCTTGCTGTAAAGCAAGATGAGCCAGGCGCAGATCTTCTAGCCCTAAATCCATATGGCACTGTTCCAACGCTGATTGATAGAGAGCTCGTACTTTACGAAGCTCGGATTATTATGGAATATTTAGACGAACGTTTTCCTCATCCTCCTTTATTACCTGTGTATCCGGTTGCTCGTGCAGAAACTCGTAAAATGATGCATAGAATAGAACAGGATTGGTATTATTTAATGACGTTCATCAATAGAGATGAAAATGCTGATCAGGCTCGAGCTAATTTACTTGAAAGTTTAACCAGTCTTGACCCTGTATTTGCTGATAAACCTTATTTCCTAAGTGATGAATTTTCATTATTGGATTGTGCTTTAGCTCCTTTGTTATGGCGTCTGCCTAAATTAGGTCTGGAAATTGTGCCAGAGTTTGAGGGATTAATTGCATACATGCAGCGTGTGTTCAAACGTGAATCGTTTCAAACGAGTTTGACAGATGCTGAGAGACAAATAAGAGCGGCTTAA
- the tsaE gene encoding tRNA (adenosine(37)-N6)-threonylcarbamoyltransferase complex ATPase subunit type 1 TsaE: MNPGENDKIIITLELINEKASEQFASQLASCLSAPLVVALSGDIGAGKTTIVRAMLRSLGIQSAIKSPTFSLVESYICHNLHIHHFDLYRIHHEDELEYLGFRDYFSNESICFIEWAEHAGKTLPRVDIRFNLSIKGAGREMQITASSETGKRILACLAGE; encoded by the coding sequence ATGAATCCTGGTGAAAACGATAAAATAATAATAACTCTAGAACTAATTAACGAAAAAGCCAGCGAACAATTTGCATCACAACTGGCTTCTTGTTTAAGCGCTCCTTTAGTCGTTGCTTTGAGTGGGGATATTGGTGCAGGTAAGACGACAATTGTTCGTGCCATGCTTAGAAGCCTGGGCATCCAGTCAGCAATTAAGAGTCCCACTTTTTCATTAGTAGAAAGCTATATATGCCATAACCTTCACATTCATCATTTCGATTTATATCGAATACATCATGAGGATGAGTTAGAATATTTAGGTTTTAGGGATTATTTCTCTAATGAGAGTATTTGTTTTATTGAATGGGCAGAACATGCCGGAAAAACCTTGCCACGAGTTGATATTCGTTTTAACTTAAGTATTAAAGGGGCTGGACGTGAGATGCAAATTACCGCATCAAGCGAAACTGGCAAAAGAATTTTAGCTTGCCTGGCAGGTGAATAA
- the mutL gene encoding DNA mismatch repair endonuclease MutL, with translation MGIRIHQLPPAIANQIAAGEVIERPASVVKELLENSLDAGADSITVEIGYGGLNQIKVSDNGVGIVAEDLPLAVAAHATSKITTLDDLYAINSMGFRGEALASIASVAKFTISSRPAQQEHAMMLQVHDSISTLAPCARNVGTTIDVVDLFFNAPVRKRFLKNEKLEFQAIEMVIKRFALSAPQIGLVLKHNNKLILSLPAAINEQAKQIRMTKIFGTAFIKDAISVDTERGVMRLCGWVSGPNYQRSQNDRQWVYINHRMVKDKLINHALKQAYDGLLYPGRFPACLLYLTIHTAEVDVNVHPTKHEVRFQQPRLVHDFVTSQLTNALKAGALKNEEKVYEYGSYSASKESVDICEPYLSPNHLRGTEPVSNLSASAKSDDGPGTTLQEQNGLSRRAHPSAQWSSSPRNAVSGKSTLLVENESSWTFLNDQYVLIFLEQQPHIVDLIALQKKWLMNQLNSANLPLESRPLLVPVSYEVSPKLKERMSQFQQAVEQAGLHTEWSKEDRLLIRTVPIKVPYLDIRLFIESLIELESIQLEQVIQEICQCQRFDPKRLSSEERMELNFFLLSARNQGAELEGIFKALSVDDCRMFVHV, from the coding sequence ATGGGCATAAGAATTCATCAACTACCTCCTGCAATAGCCAATCAAATTGCTGCAGGAGAGGTAATAGAAAGACCCGCTTCCGTTGTTAAGGAACTATTGGAAAACTCTTTGGATGCAGGAGCAGATTCTATTACCGTTGAAATAGGGTATGGCGGACTGAATCAAATCAAGGTCAGTGATAATGGGGTAGGTATTGTTGCTGAGGATCTGCCCTTAGCCGTTGCCGCACATGCTACCAGTAAAATCACAACATTAGATGATTTATATGCAATTAACAGCATGGGGTTCAGAGGAGAGGCTTTGGCGAGTATCGCTTCTGTTGCCAAATTCACCATCAGTTCAAGACCGGCGCAACAAGAACATGCGATGATGCTGCAGGTTCATGACTCCATAAGTACTCTTGCACCCTGTGCCCGTAATGTTGGGACAACGATTGATGTTGTTGATTTGTTTTTTAATGCCCCAGTGCGTAAGCGATTTCTTAAAAATGAAAAATTGGAGTTTCAAGCCATAGAAATGGTCATTAAACGTTTTGCCTTGAGTGCTCCTCAAATTGGTTTAGTTTTAAAGCATAATAATAAACTCATCCTATCTTTACCCGCAGCGATCAATGAGCAAGCCAAACAGATACGCATGACGAAAATATTTGGTACAGCATTTATAAAAGATGCGATTAGTGTTGATACAGAACGAGGGGTGATGCGTCTTTGCGGGTGGGTAAGTGGTCCTAATTATCAACGCAGTCAGAATGACAGGCAATGGGTATATATTAATCATCGTATGGTTAAAGATAAGTTAATAAATCATGCATTAAAACAAGCGTACGATGGGTTACTTTACCCGGGTCGATTTCCTGCCTGCCTGCTATATTTAACTATCCATACAGCTGAAGTTGATGTGAATGTTCATCCAACCAAACATGAGGTGCGATTCCAACAACCTCGTTTAGTCCATGATTTTGTTACCTCACAATTAACCAATGCTTTAAAAGCAGGGGCACTAAAAAATGAGGAAAAAGTATATGAGTATGGTTCCTATTCTGCATCTAAAGAGTCTGTGGATATTTGCGAGCCTTATTTATCACCGAACCATTTAAGAGGAACTGAGCCCGTCTCCAATTTATCAGCCTCTGCAAAATCAGATGATGGTCCAGGAACTACCCTGCAGGAGCAAAATGGTTTATCTCGAAGAGCTCATCCTTCTGCACAATGGAGTAGTTCGCCTCGAAACGCTGTCTCCGGAAAATCAACCTTATTAGTTGAAAATGAATCTTCCTGGACATTTCTCAATGATCAATATGTTTTGATTTTTCTAGAGCAACAACCCCATATTGTAGATCTGATTGCCCTCCAAAAAAAATGGTTAATGAACCAATTAAATTCGGCTAATTTACCGTTGGAGAGTCGACCTCTCTTGGTACCCGTTAGCTACGAGGTATCGCCAAAATTAAAAGAGAGAATGAGCCAATTCCAACAGGCTGTTGAACAGGCGGGACTTCACACAGAATGGTCAAAAGAAGACAGATTGCTAATTCGAACCGTACCTATTAAAGTTCCCTATTTAGACATTCGTTTATTTATAGAGTCATTAATTGAGTTAGAATCTATTCAGCTTGAACAGGTGATTCAAGAAATATGTCAATGCCAGCGTTTTGATCCTAAACGTTTAAGTAGCGAAGAACGAATGGAATTGAATTTCTTTTTATTGAGTGCCCGAAATCAGGGAGCTGAGCTTGAGGGTATCTTTAAAGCTTTATCAGTAGATGATTGCAGGATGTTCGTACATGTCTAA
- a CDS encoding NAD(P)H-hydrate dehydratase, giving the protein MEQTVVKPDHVLYRSDQIRACEQQAMQLYPLDENDLMSQAGTEAFFFVQRLYPQVRHIAVFCGSGNNAGDGYILARLAHEHGLSVTVYQCNALEDLPSAAKNAALLALAAGVDCQSADEALETEAELIVDALLGIGLKGPVHGVIATAIHQINSSGLPVVSLDIPSGLNADTGQVENFCVKANFTLTFIALKAGMYTLDGPDYCGEIHCRHLQLEACIAKLNPCAFLLNINSLSLPLALRKKNSHKGNYGNVLVIGGGPGMPGAVSLTAKAAMRTGAGSVNIATWPEHAHSVLPLVPEAMIWGIKTAKDLKPLLANATVCVIGPGLGESDWARTLFLAAITSQLPMLIDASALRLLSEYPQVDDNWVLTPHPGEASSLLSCSGAEIQADRYQSAAAIQQQYGGVVVLKGIGTIIETDEQKTFICPKGNPGMATAGMGDVLSGIIAGLCAQGLSLAEAAKLGVWVHACAGDTVAEDLGHVGILATDLLDILPKILNGNTKK; this is encoded by the coding sequence ATGGAGCAAACGGTGGTTAAGCCAGATCATGTCCTCTACCGCAGTGATCAAATCAGAGCTTGTGAGCAACAAGCCATGCAACTGTATCCATTGGATGAAAATGATTTAATGTCTCAAGCAGGAACCGAGGCATTTTTTTTCGTACAGCGTTTATATCCTCAAGTGCGGCATATAGCGGTATTTTGTGGCTCAGGAAATAATGCTGGCGATGGTTATATCCTGGCAAGGTTAGCTCATGAGCATGGGCTGTCGGTCACTGTATATCAATGTAACGCTTTGGAAGACCTGCCTTCCGCAGCAAAAAATGCTGCTTTATTGGCTCTCGCTGCAGGAGTTGATTGTCAATCAGCAGATGAAGCACTTGAGACTGAGGCGGAGTTAATTGTAGATGCTCTGTTGGGGATAGGATTAAAAGGGCCTGTCCATGGTGTGATCGCTACGGCTATTCATCAGATTAATTCGAGTGGATTACCCGTCGTATCCCTGGATATTCCTTCGGGATTGAATGCGGATACAGGACAGGTAGAAAACTTCTGTGTCAAGGCCAATTTCACACTTACGTTCATTGCACTTAAAGCAGGTATGTACACTTTAGACGGCCCGGATTATTGTGGTGAAATTCATTGCAGACATTTACAACTCGAAGCCTGTATCGCTAAATTGAATCCCTGCGCATTTTTGTTAAATATTAATAGCCTATCTTTGCCTTTAGCTTTACGCAAAAAGAATTCACATAAAGGCAATTACGGAAACGTATTGGTTATAGGAGGAGGACCCGGCATGCCAGGTGCAGTGAGCTTGACAGCTAAAGCTGCGATGCGAACAGGTGCCGGGTCAGTAAACATCGCCACTTGGCCCGAACATGCTCACAGTGTTTTACCTTTGGTTCCTGAGGCGATGATTTGGGGGATTAAAACAGCCAAGGATTTAAAACCTCTTTTAGCTAATGCAACAGTCTGCGTTATCGGGCCTGGACTTGGTGAAAGTGATTGGGCAAGAACCTTATTTTTAGCCGCAATTACCTCGCAGTTGCCCATGCTAATTGATGCCTCTGCATTGAGATTGCTATCAGAATACCCACAAGTAGACGATAATTGGGTTTTAACCCCGCATCCTGGCGAAGCAAGTAGTCTGTTGTCTTGTTCGGGAGCAGAAATACAGGCAGATAGATATCAATCTGCAGCGGCTATACAACAACAATATGGGGGTGTTGTGGTACTGAAAGGAATCGGGACCATTATTGAGACGGATGAGCAAAAGACCTTTATTTGCCCAAAAGGTAATCCTGGTATGGCTACAGCTGGAATGGGTGATGTATTAAGCGGTATAATTGCTGGACTTTGCGCTCAGGGTCTATCTTTAGCTGAGGCGGCAAAGTTAGGAGTATGGGTACATGCTTGTGCCGGAGATACAGTAGCAGAGGATTTGGGTCATGTCGGAATATTAGCCACCGATTTGCTTGATATTTTGCCTAAAATTCTTAATGGCAATACTAAGAAATGA